The nucleotide sequence TAATTTGTTTCACTCATTTCATCTTCTTCCTCATACCCGGAAAGGTTCCAGTCATAGTTAAATATTTTTGTAAAATATTTTCCGACATCTTCATTCTCAATGATTATTCCCACTTCTCTGTTATTTCTCACTGAATTTTCATTCCAGTTTATAGATGAAACCAATGTTTTGTTTCCGTCCACAATCATACCCTTATTATGCATGTTGCTGAAATAAGACCAGTTAGAATATACAAATTTTACATCTATATCGTTTTGCTTCAAGTATTTCATTGTTTCTTCATTCATTTCATTTGTTGATTCATATGATGGATTGTAATTCATTATAACACGCACCTTTATGTCCTCATCACTTTTATTCACTATCTCTCTCAAAAAAGGATTCAGTCCGTCCCAGTTTTTTTGTATATATAACTGCTCGACCAAAATGCTTTTTCTTGCAGAATTTATCAGCCTGCAAATCTTTCCCTCCGCATTATCAGGAGAAAGAATAACGGTGCAATTGAATGTGCCGTTTATTGTTTCCGGAGAAAAGGTGGGATGGTAATTCCCCTCGGGTGTTCCTTCGTTCATAACAAAGTCAGGATAAGGATTGCCGTACCTAAAATCCGATGGGTTGAAGGGTATAATATCTTCAGCGTAATCAGTATCTTCTTTTAGGACATCCAGAAGGAAATTTGCCAGACTTTCATTTCTCACGACAACACCCCACTCCCTGTTCCCAAACGTATTTGACGCAGGCACACCTGTTTTACCCCAGTTTGCTGATTGAATTATCGACGTTTCATTATCTATGATGGCATACTTTGCATGATCAAATGTATACCGACGGTATTTTCCTTCGCTTTCGTCCCCCACCATATAAAACAATTTTCCTCCCGCCTCGGAAATTTTACTGGCGATATATCTTTCTTCCATGCTCAGCCCTCCTGCAGGATGGCCTTCGAGAAGTAATTTTATTGAAACGTTTTTATCTAAAACGCGGTGAAGGGAGTAGTAAAGTTGAGGGCTGGTGAACTCGTATATGTTCAGGCATATGGATTTTTTCGCCCTTTCAATTTCTGAGGATATGGTATCGAAAGAGTTATCCGGTGAGGAGAAGAGAGTTACGTTTCCCCTGAATTGAATCCGAAACGGAGAAAAATCGGATTGCCCGATGCGATATGTTCTGTTGTATTCCCAGTCGTTACTGGAATTTGTGTCGATGAATTTGCCGTTATATTTTCTTTTCATTATCTCTCCTGCACCAACCGCATTTATTGATTTAACTTCCCCTCCACCACTGAAATTTTTATTTCCGTATACAACTGTATCGATGGTATGATTGTACAGGTCTTTAAGGCATACAACACCTCCTTCATTTGAAAGAATAAACGAGCCTTTTCTTTCGAGATTTGGAGTGGAGGAACAATCATAATACTCAAAGTCTGGTACCTCTCCTATTTCCGCAAAGAATGAAGATGCATTCTGTGTGATGCATATGGTCTGATTTTCGTTCATGAACATGTTGGGAAAAATGACTTTGGTTTGTTTATCTACTCTTTTCCACGGATCCTTTGTCAGATACCATCCGTAGAGATGTATTTTCTTCGAAGTCGGGTTATGAATGCATACATATTCATTATTTTTATTCGGACGGGCATAATAATAAATCTCTGTTATTGTAATTTTTTTCTCGTATTCATCTGGCATGGTGTCGAAAATTTTTATGGAAGTGACGGCATCGTTGTTACTGTTATTTTCATCATCTATGTCAACATGGGCTATGATTGCACATTCTCCTGTAAATCCTTTTGTATCCCAGTAAACAGACGGGAGCCTGTAGACATTTATGGAATCATAATGTTTTCTCTCTATCAAATTTAATTCATTTATTTCATCATGATAAAAAGAAACGGTGAAAGGAGGAATAGTTGCATTTCCCGTGCCGCAGTTTTCCACCCTTGCCTTTATTTTTATAAGCTCACCCTCGCCAATGCATGATCTTTCAACCTTCACCCATTTCAGCCTTAAATCTATACCGTCTCCGTATGGCTGGGAAACTGAAAAATTAGGTATTAGAAGCAAAATGCCCATCAATATAGCCAGCATTTTCATAATATTATGTTCAAATTAGCGGGCCCGAGGGGATTCGAACCCCTGATCTACAGCTTAGGAGGCTGTCGCCCTGTCCTGGCTGGGCTACGAGCCCTTGCCCCGTATAAGGAATTGTTATTTATTAAGTATTCTGGTGAGGGATTGGAGGCAGGGAGGGTGGCGAGGCTGTGCGCCTTTAAACAATGTGAATTCTGGTTGAATTACAACGGCGTCAGTTGCATAGAGCCAGCGGGAGTTAAATATAAACAGCCCATAGGCAATTCACTCGAGGAAATAGACCGCACTGCATATCTTGAGAAGGGTGTTGCAGGATCAACAGGAATGGGGTAGTTTTAGATACATGCATAGTCGGGTAAGTAAGCTATCATGCAAGCTTTTTTAAACAAATTGTTGATTACATATTTTAGGGGTGAGAGAAAGATGAAGAAATTGGCATTGAAAGGTTTAGTTTGTGTTTTAGTAGGGATATTATTTTTAATTCCAACAAACTTTGCGGATGGGGATGAAGAAGATGAGTTATCTTTAGAACACCAAGTTTTAACACAAGAAAATCCTTTAGTGAAGGGGTTGTTTGCTGAATTATTTCCAGTTGAAGGTGAGAAATTTATGGGTAAAGTTCCTCCTCAATGGGATTGGAGAGATGTGGATGGGTATGATTGGACAACACCGATAAAAGATCAATTGCAGGATGTTTGTGGAAGTTGTTGGGCTTTTGGTTCACTTGCTGCATTAGAATCTGCGATTAAAATTTGGAGAAATGAACCTGAAACGGATGTTGATCTTTCTGAACAATATATGCTTTCGTGTTCACCGGGAAGTTGTGAGGGTTGGTATTGGTTTAACACGCTTAATTGGATAAAAAATAATGGAGCCATACCAGAATCGTGTTTTCCATATGAAGCAGATGATACTATCCCGTGTGATGCTAAATGCACAGAATGGAGAGAAATGCTAATAGGAATAGACGGTTATCACGCAGTTCATTCAGATGTTTTATCAATCCAGAACGCTCTTGTTGAATATGGTCCTTTGGGTACGACGATGGATGTATATGATGATTTTTATCCGAATTATACTGGTGGCGTGTATAGCCAAACAAGTAATGAGTATGTATTTGGTCATTGTATTACGATTGTTGGGTATGATGATACATGGGGGGGAGAAGGTGAGGGATATTGGATTTGTAAAAACAGTTGGGGAACAGAGTGGGGTGAAGATGGGTGGTTTAGAATTGCCTATGGAGAATGCAAAATTGAAAAAAGCACATACTATTTTACTGGACCAAATTATCCTCCTAGCAGACCAGAGAAGCCAGAGGGTGTAATGAAGGGAAAAGTTGGAGAAGAATATACTTATTCAGCAACTGCAATAGACCCAGATGATAATAAAATAAAGTATTGTTTTGAATGGGGAGAGGGCAATACTACGTGGACCAGCTTTGTTAACTCTGGAGAAACAGTCAGGGTGAATTATACATGGACTACAAAGGGGGACTATGACATTAGGGTAAAAATTAGAGATGAACACGGATTAGAAAGTGATTGGTCAGACCCACTACCAGTGAGTATGCCAAAAACCTATCAAAATCCTTTTACAATGTTACTCGAAAAAATCTTTGAGTGGCTAGAGCAAATACTTGTAAGAAATGTATTCACAGGGATATTCAACCCCTAAACCTTAAAAAAATACATCATTGCTGTTACGAAATAGAGGCATTCCAACAGATAAGAAAAACCGTCAAAGTAGGCAAATGGAGATAATCATACCAACCCCCTTAGAATCGTAGCGCTAGGCTAAAATCCTTATGACTTTGAAATTTTTAAAATAATAGCGGGGCATTAACCCCTAAAGATGGAGATTAGATCTTTAGATAAGCTTTTACTCTAATCGAGATATACTTTTCTCAATATCTACGTCTATGCTTGCTAAAGCAGTCCCTGCAATAAACAGGTCTTCCTTCTGTTGGTTTAAATGGCACTTCGGTTTCCTTACCACAATCAGAGCAAATTACTTTATGCATCTCTCTTGGCGGTCTGTCAAACCTACTGCCACTTTCTCTTCTTTCTCTATACATTATCAATACCTTTTTCTCTACTGTATGTAGAGCAATAGAGTAAATTAAATCCCTATTTATAGTTTTGTAAAAACAATCGGATGGCGTATTTTGTAACGCTAGGCCAAAATCCTGAGATTTACCTTATCATATATTTTCTTCGTTTTCTATACATATCTGATGAAATTTTGCAGATCACCTTGAGCAATATGTGAAAAAAGTATTCTGATACATTTGCTATCTTGAGTAATCTATGGTAATTATATGCACTTGCAAATATCTTTGATAGTTTTTTCTTCCAGGCTTTCTCATATTGAGATAAATCAACATTCCTAAAGTTGTTTTTTGACATTTCTATAATTTTATCGGCCGCTATCCTTGCACATATCATTGAAGTCAATGTACCAGCGCCTGTTCCGGCCAGTACCTGGGATGCTGAATCGCCTACCAGTATCGTATTTTTACTGTATGACTTGATGGGCTTTGATATTGGGATAATGCCAACTTTCCATTCCTTAACTTCTGGAAACCTATCCTTAAACTTGTTGAAACTCTCCTTAAAGTGGTTTGGCTTGGCGGTACCAATACCAATATTCCATCCGCTTTTTTTAGGAAAAAACCATGAATAACCCCAAGGAATAACTGTTTTTTTTAAGTTCAATATGACAACTATCATATGGTTTTCCCAAGTCAGGATGAATTCCATAAGCAGCGATACCGATATTTGGCCTTGCAATGCCCATATACTCCCTAACGATCGAATTTACGCCGTCTGCGCCGACAACTATTTTTCCCATGATATTCTGAGGAATTACCCTTAGATAATTTCCATCGGTTGTTATCAAATTCACTTTAGAGTTCATGACTATTTTCCCGCCATTCGTTACTGCCTGCCGTGCAAGCTCTTTTTCCACCGATTTTTTGTCGCTCATTATTATGGGCATATACAAACCAATTTCGCCGTATTTGGTAGATATGGTGGTATTGTATATTATCTTCTCAATGCCTTCCTTACTCTCATACAAATCAAAGAAGTTGTATCCCGCCAATTCAAGATATATTCCTTCACCACAAGCTTTCTGGAAAAAATCGTTATGTTCTTCAAGCAAAATAAAATCGATACCTTTCTCTGCAAGAAACTTTGCAAGTGTTAATCCAGCGATGCCCCCGCCAATGATAACAACATCAACTTTTTTTGCTTCCATTTAGAATATTATATCACATTTCCTGTTAAATGTGTTTTTATATGTTTAGTCTCTACGAATAAGCTCCATTTTGTAACCTAATTGTTTCTCCTCGGGTGACGAGAAGAAACAATCTATTCCTCTAAAATTTTCAGATGGAGGAAAACGAGGGATGGAAAACAGAGTTTTCGGGTCCAAACAAGAAAAAGATGATGGCCAACTCTAACATATTGCAGATGCGAGTTCAGCGTTTGTTAGGTTTCAGAGCTGTTCTCCCTCTCTTTTAGCCAGTCTCTTGCCAGTTCTTCCATAACGAATTTGATGGTTGATTTGGGTATTCCATCTCTGAAATATTTCTTTCTGTCCGGATCATCCTTGAATTGAAGGTTTATCTGAATCCA is from Candidatus Thermoplasmatota archaeon and encodes:
- a CDS encoding phospholipase D-like domain-containing protein; translation: MLAILMGILLLIPNFSVSQPYGDGIDLRLKWVKVERSCIGEGELIKIKARVENCGTGNATIPPFTVSFYHDEINELNLIERKHYDSINVYRLPSVYWDTKGFTGECAIIAHVDIDDENNSNNDAVTSIKIFDTMPDEYEKKITITEIYYYARPNKNNEYVCIHNPTSKKIHLYGWYLTKDPWKRVDKQTKVIFPNMFMNENQTICITQNASSFFAEIGEVPDFEYYDCSSTPNLERKGSFILSNEGGVVCLKDLYNHTIDTVVYGNKNFSGGGEVKSINAVGAGEIMKRKYNGKFIDTNSSNDWEYNRTYRIGQSDFSPFRIQFRGNVTLFSSPDNSFDTISSEIERAKKSICLNIYEFTSPQLYYSLHRVLDKNVSIKLLLEGHPAGGLSMEERYIASKISEAGGKLFYMVGDESEGKYRRYTFDHAKYAIIDNETSIIQSANWGKTGVPASNTFGNREWGVVVRNESLANFLLDVLKEDTDYAEDIIPFNPSDFRYGNPYPDFVMNEGTPEGNYHPTFSPETINGTFNCTVILSPDNAEGKICRLINSARKSILVEQLYIQKNWDGLNPFLREIVNKSDEDIKVRVIMNYNPSYESTNEMNEETMKYLKQNDIDVKFVYSNWSYFSNMHNKGMIVDGNKTLVSSINWNENSVRNNREVGIIIENEDVGKYFTKIFNYDWNLSGYEEEDEMSETNYVNALAVTAVFAIAFLLLYFHWRRK
- a CDS encoding C1 family peptidase, yielding MKKLALKGLVCVLVGILFLIPTNFADGDEEDELSLEHQVLTQENPLVKGLFAELFPVEGEKFMGKVPPQWDWRDVDGYDWTTPIKDQLQDVCGSCWAFGSLAALESAIKIWRNEPETDVDLSEQYMLSCSPGSCEGWYWFNTLNWIKNNGAIPESCFPYEADDTIPCDAKCTEWREMLIGIDGYHAVHSDVLSIQNALVEYGPLGTTMDVYDDFYPNYTGGVYSQTSNEYVFGHCITIVGYDDTWGGEGEGYWICKNSWGTEWGEDGWFRIAYGECKIEKSTYYFTGPNYPPSRPEKPEGVMKGKVGEEYTYSATAIDPDDNKIKYCFEWGEGNTTWTSFVNSGETVRVNYTWTTKGDYDIRVKIRDEHGLESDWSDPLPVSMPKTYQNPFTMLLEKIFEWLEQILVRNVFTGIFNP
- a CDS encoding CxxC-x17-CxxC domain-containing protein; this encodes MYRERRESGSRFDRPPREMHKVICSDCGKETEVPFKPTEGRPVYCRDCFSKHRRRY
- a CDS encoding FAD-dependent oxidoreductase — its product is MEAKKVDVVIIGGGIAGLTLAKFLAEKGIDFILLEEHNDFFQKACGEGIYLELAGYNFFDLYESKEGIEKIIYNTTISTKYGEIGLYMPIIMSDKKSVEKELARQAVTNGGKIVMNSKVNLITTDGNYLRVIPQNIMGKIVVGADGVNSIVREYMGIARPNIGIAAYGIHPDLGKPYDSCHIELKKNSYSLGLFMVFS